A region from the Kryptolebias marmoratus isolate JLee-2015 linkage group LG9, ASM164957v2, whole genome shotgun sequence genome encodes:
- the rom1b gene encoding rod outer segment membrane protein 1b, with the protein MALLKMKFNQQRRVRLAQGLWLLSWLALTCGAFVFCLGVYLKTELLRRDEVMDNGEIHVVPNILIMVGLASIGTNWIASRVCQDSLDTSRFPRWKVLLLAWFVVAALVCCLLLTVVVLSYALQGRLEESLKVGLRNGIRFYKDTDVPGRCFQKETIDHLQMEFRCCGNNNFKDWFEVQWVSNRYLDFTSQEVKDRIRSNVDNRYLLDGVPFSCCNPASPRPCLQYHLTDSRAHYNYEYQSEELNLYSRGCRQALTDYYMGLMNSTGPGVLSVILIQMSVLLSMRYLQTAVEGAMALEDPEGESEGYLLEKGVKETYQDVRAKVLNVVKFGQVDPAEEASGAAEGEKTTDTSTEKAATPPPAS; encoded by the exons ATGGCGCTGCTGAAGATGAAGTTCAACCAGCAGCGGCGGGTGCGCCTGGCCCAGGGCCTCTGGCTGCTGTCCTGGCTGGCGTTGACGTGCGGGGCCTTCGTCTTTTGTCTGGGGGTCTACCTCAAGACCGAGCTGCTGCGTAGGGATGAG GTGATGGACAACGGAGAGATCCACGTGGTGCCCAACATCCTGATCATGGTGGGCCTGGCCTCCATCGGCACCAACTGGATCGCCAGTCGGGTGTGTCAGGACTCCCTGGACACGAGCCGCTTCCCCCGCTGGAAGGTCCTCCTGCTGGCCTGGTTCGTGGTGGCGGCGCTGGTGTGCTGTCTGCTCCTCACCGTGGTGGTGCTCAGCTACGCCCTGCAGGGACGCCTGGAGGAGTCCCTGAAG GTGGGCCTCAGAAACGGCATCCGGTTCTACAAGGACACGGACGTCCCGGGCCGCTGTTTCCAAAAAGAAACCATCGATCACCTGCAGATGGAGTTTCGCTGCTGTGGAAACAACAACTTCAAGGACTGGTTCGAGGTTCAGTGGGTCAGCAACAGATACCTGGATTTCACCTCCCAGGAAGTCAAAGA CCGCATCCGGAGTAACGTGGACAACCGCTACCTGTTGGACGGCGTCCCGTTCAGCTGCTGTAACCCCGCGTCGCCTCGGCCCTGCCTGCAGTACCACCTGACGGACAGCAGGGCCCACTACAACTACGAGTACCAGTCAGAGGAGCTCAACCTGTACAGCCGCGGCTGCAGGCAGGCACTGACCGACTACTACATGGGCCTGATGAACTCCACCGGCCCCGGAGTGCTGTCGGTCATCTTGATCCAG ATGTCGGTGCTGCTGAGCATGCGGTACCTGCAGACGGCCGTGGAGGGAGCCATGGCCCTGGAGGACCCAGAGGGCGAGAGCGAGGGTTACCTCCTGGAGAAGGGCGTGAAGGAAACCTATCAGGACGTCAGAGCCAAGGTCCTCAACGTGGTGAAGTTCGGGCAGGTCGACCCCGCCGAAGAGGCCTCGGGGGCCGCAGAGGGAGAGAAAACGACTGACACCAGCACGGAGAAGGCTGCCACCCCGCCTCCGGCCAgctag